Below is a genomic region from Pseudomonadota bacterium.
GAAAGGATTGATGAAATAAAAAAGCTTTTTCCTTCTGGTCTTTTTCGCAAGGCAAAGAACATTTTAACTAATTTAACTAATAATAAAGTTAAATGAAACATAACAAGGAGCAAAGTATGACAAGATTCAAACAGGCTTCGGTAATCTTTTTTTTCATACTAATAATGTGCTGCGGCAGTGTTTTTGCCCAGCAACCTTCGTCTGCATCATCTCCCCAACAATACCAGCCCCAAATGAATCAGGCTAACCCTTACGGAGGTGGGCAACCTTCCGCAACAGGACAGACAGGACAGCAGTTTAATTACCAGCAACTTCCGCCGATGCCAGCTCAACCGTTCCAACAATATCTTCAGCAACCTCGGAGCCCCGCCGAAGAAAAACTGTCAGGGTTTGAACGCTATATAAGCGATAAGGTTATCGAGGTCAATGAGTTCCAGTTTGATATTGTCAAAAGGCTGGACGGGATTACTTTCCTCTATTCTGACAGGGGACTCATCAAAGGAACAATAGCTGTACCTGTTAAAATTATAAAGATAACAAAGAAGATGGAAACCATAGGCGGCAACGAGGAATTGAAAAAAACAGAGAAGAGGGAGTCGTCCCAAACCTTTAAAGAGCTGGAGGTTACCGATAAACCTATTCTTATCGATGCCGGTTTTATTATTGGAACCGTTGATGCAATCACAAGGGCATTTACGCTGCTGGGTTTGCGACTGCCATTTATTATATCAACCGACATCAAGCAATATGGATATGACCTTTTCAGGCAGCCGATTTCTTCGTTTGTACCTGATGCCGGTGTACCTGTTGGACCGGATTATGTACTGGGGCCGGGCGATGAAGTAAAGATTATCATATGGGGCCATATTGAGGCTATCTGGAATGTATTTGTGGATAATCATGGCAATATATCACTTCCCAAGGTGGGCGCATTGAACGTTGCCGGGCTGAACTACCAGGAACTGAAGGAAATGATACATAGAGCGCTATCAAAGAATTTCACCGGGTTTGAGATGAATGTAAGCATGGGGCAGTTACGTACGATGACGGTTTTTGTCGTTGGAAATGCCGAAAGGCCTGGGAGCTATACTGTTTCATCATTTTCATCGGTTATAAATGCACTTTTTGCGGCAGGCGGTCCGAGTAAGACCGGGACAATGAGGGATATACAGGTGAAAAGACTTGGAAAGACTATCGTTCACTTTGACCTGTATGACTTTTTGCTTAAAGGTAATAAAGCACAGGATATACGTCTACTCCCCGAGGACGTGGTGTTCATCCCGCCTATTGGCACACTCGTTGCCATAACAGGGAGCGTGAATAACCCTGCTATATACGAACTCAAAGAGGATGCCACCATAACCCAGCTTATCGAGATGGCGGGCGGACTGGATACTGTTGCCTACAAAGGCAGGGTGCAGATAGAGAGGATCGTTGGCAACAACAGACAGATTGTCTATGAATCGGACCTTACAAGCTTAAAAGAGAAGGATGTTAAGCTACATCCTGGGGATGTGCTTAAAATCTTTCAGGTTGTGCAGGAAAAACGTGTCGTCAAGCTCTCCGGCGCTGTCCAGAGAGAAGGAAGCTATGGTTTGAAACCGGGCATGACTGTGAAGGACATGATTCTGTTAGCGGGAGGGCTTAAATATTTTGCGTATTTAAAAGAAGCCGAGTTGACGAGGTATTCTGTGACAGAGGAAGGTCCGAAGACGGAAAAGATGCTTTTCAGCCTTGAAAAGGCCATGACAGGCGATCCGGAGAGTAATCTTGCATTGAAAGAAGAGGACTATCTCTTTATCAGGACTATCCCGAACTGGCAGCCGCAGCAGATGGTTACCATTAATGGTGAAGTGCGTTTCCCAGGTACATACCCGATCAGTAGGGGGGAGCGGCTTTCATCAATAATCGAAAGGGCAGGGGGCTACAGCGAATATGCATACTTGAGGGGAGCGGTTTTTATAAGGGAGAGATTAAAGGAAGTCCAACAGAGGAATATGGAGGAAATTATAACGAGACTGGAAAGGGAGCTGCTGTCTGCAAGCTCTGCCCAGACTGCCACTGCAACGTCATCGGAGGGAGTAACGGCAAGCAAGGCTGAAGCCGAGCAAAAGCAGAAATTCCTTGAATCGTTGAAAAAGCTTAAGGCAACCGGCAGATTGACGATATATTTAGCCCATTTGAGGCTATTAAAGGGGAGTGGATTTGACATTGAACTTGAAGGTGGAGACAGTCTATATATACCCGTATCGAACAACTTTGTGAATGTGGCCGGATCAGTGATGACCCAGGGAAGCTTCATATATTCCAATACATTAAGCAGCAAAGATTACATTGAGCTTGCCGGTGGGGCTTCGAGATGGGCGGACACCGGTAATATGTATATAATGAAAGTGGACGGCAGCGCTATGAAGGTTGCAACCGGATTATTCAGTTGGAATTCGGCGCGGTCGAGATGGGAAACGGCTTCATTCGGAGAGCCGATAAAAGAAGTAGAACCCGGAGATACCATAGTTGTGCCGGAAAAGGTAGAACGGATTGCCTGGATGAGAGAGATCAAGGATATTGCCCAGATCGTTGCCAATATAGCTGTCAGCGCAGGCGTGGTAAAAGCCCTGTATCAGTAACAGCTGAGTGAGTTAAGTAAGTTGAGTGAGTTGGATAATAATGAGGCTAAATCTACTTTTGAAACGCTGGAGGTTTGGAAGGCAGGTAGAAGGCCGAGGAAGCAGATACCAGAGGCGGTTAAAGATTTGCCAGCTATTGAACAATATAGATCAGTCGATCAGATTGTAAGGCCATCAATATCTGTTACGGCAAATATTACGGAAGGGTATGGCAGGTATTATTACCAGGAGAATATCCAATACTGCCGTCAAGCACGAGGCTCACTTTTTGAATTGTTGGATCATTTGTATGTGGCTTTGGACGAACAATATATACTTTTGAATTTATTTAATGATTTTAAGGCTGAAACCTTCAGGGTTATCAAAATATTAAATGGTTACATAAACCATTTAAAAAAACAAAAAACAATCTGTTGATCATCCCAAGGACACACAACTATCTTGTCTTTACTTTTTTTCTTTTATCATTTCTTCTCTTATTTCGATTAAATCCATTATCGTGTATCTATCCGTTCAACCTACTCAACCGCTCAACCGTTGCTTACGCTTCTGACGAACCCTTTACCGGTCCGGCAAACTGGGGGGGGACGGGTCTCATGGAAATCCCAACAGCAAGGGTTATGAATGAAGGTAGCTACAGGATTGGCGCAAGCAAGATTGACCCATACCAACATTATTATATTACTGTGAGTCCCTTTAAAAGATTTGAAATAAATGGAAGGTTTACAGAGGTTCTTGGTTTTGCTCCAGGTGAAGGATTTTCCGGTTCCTATGGGAACTTTAAAGATAAGTCATTTAACTTCAAATACAAGCTTGTAGAAGAAGGCAGATATTCGCCTGCACTTTCCATTGGAATCATGGACCCATTCGGGACAAGAGTATATTCGTCACAGCTCATTGTGGCAAGCAAGCAGATATACCCCTTTGACTTTACCTTGGGTTTTGGCAATGGGAGGTTTGGAAAAACCCCGCTTCCAGCACAGAAGGAAGGTTTTAAGGTTGAAATGTTCAGCGATACAAAAGAATGGCTAAAAGACTCGGAATTTTTTTGGGGTATCCAGTTTGCGCCATCAGAAAAATTTGCCCTGATGATGGAATACAGTCCGATAAAATATGAAAAACAGACGAGAGACCCTGCTCAGATGAAATACTTTCAGGACCCGGTTCCTTCGCAATTTAATTATGGCATAAGGCTGAAGCCCTTTAAGTGGACTGACATCGATTTTACCTATCAGAGGGGGAACCAGTATGGTGTGAACCTTTCAATGGCGTTTGACATTGGTAATCCAATCATACCCATCTATGACAAGCCATACGTTGAAAAACTACAAATGAAATCAGATCCTCTCAGTGACAGGATAACGGAGGCCTTGCACGCATCCGGATTCAGCAATATCGGCGTTAAGCTTGAAGGCAATGAGCTATGGATAGAGGCTCAAAACGGAAAATATTTCTATGACACAAGAGCGCTGGGTGTAATCTTAAAAATACTCTATGACCTGAAACCTGTCCGTGTTGATAAAGTCAACATCGTTCTGCATGACAACGGCGTACCTCTGATTCAATTTAATACAACGTTTGTTGATATATATGAACTGTATAATGAAAAAATTTCACTCCGGGAATTTCTCCGTTTATCGGAGATGAGAGCCTTGGATGTTACAGAATATCCCGATATCAAAAAGCGTTACAAGAAACTGTTCGATTATGGTTTAAAGCCGGACTTCAAAACCTTTCTCAATGACCCTTCCGGTTTTTTTCAATACCGGTTTGGAGTTGTAGGATGGGCGAGCTACAACCTGTGGTCTGGCGGTTCCTTTATAGCCGAAATCGACACATATCCTATTAACACGATTTCAGCATCTCAAGGAACTTCATCATCGAGACCAGTACGGAGTGATATTGTACCATATTTGCAGCAAAAATTTATATTGGGGAGATTAATGTATCAGCAAATCCTCAATTTTGATAAAGGTTATTATGGAAGAGTTGCCGGAGGCATACTGGAAACGGAATACGCCGGTCTTGATGGTGAATTGGCAAAACCCATTTTGGATGGAAGGTTATATGTCGGCCTGAGTGGTAGTGTTGTACGAAAAAGGGCGGTGGACGAACCCTTTCAATTAAAAAGCGATGACTGGAAAGAGTACTATAATACCTGTTTTTTAAATGCGCGCCTCAATATCCCTGAAATAGAAACTTCAATTGAGGTTAATGCCGGGCAGTTCCTGGCAGGCGACAGGGGCGCGCGCATAACAGTGTCAAAATTTATCAAGGGTGTTACTCTTGTTGCATGGTATAGTTTTACAGATACATCAATTTTTACTGACAGCATGAATAGAGGTTACAATGATATGGGTGTAGGCATAAAGATACCAATGAGACTTTTCGAAGGCACTGATTCCAGAACAGTTTACAATTTCTTTATTTCACCATGGACAAGGGATGTTGCCCAGGACATAGATCACTCTATGACGCTTTTTGATTTTTTTGGGAGAAACTCAAAAAAATATATTGACAAAGACAGAGTATACATGTATAAATAGCGGTATGTTTAAAATCCAAATGAAACGGGGGAATACTTTATGAACAGATTTAAAAAGGCAGTGAAATTGATGACAGTTGTATTATTTGTTGCAATGGTTTGCCTGCCGACAGTAACGTATGCACAGGCTCCAGCAGTAGCTCCAGCTCCAGCTCCAGCAGCAGGTGCAGCAGGTGGAGCAGCAGGTGCAGCAGTAGGTGCAGGTGTTGGTGTAGGAACAATCGCACTTGGTGCAGCGGTAGTTGCAGCAGGTCTTGCAGTCGTAGGTGCCTCGTCCGGTAGCAGCAGCACTACTACTACTCACACAGCTGTAAGTCACTGAAAGCAAGTATTCTTTAAAAATAAAAATATCAGCTTGGGAAAACCCAATTTCCAAAGCTGATATTTTATTAAAACACTGTCACTCCGGCGGAAGCCGGAGTCCAGAACTATTTAAGTGATTTATAGTAACCGGGTAATTAATTACAAATGCGAAAAATATCTACAAATATCTACAAATATCTACAAGTTACTGCAAATTACCTTTCCTTTTTCTACATAATAATAGCTCTATTCATTACAACAGTTCCAGCTTATACACAAAACACCGGAGACCAACTCAATGCAGTATTGACACCAGCAGAATCATTCTTTAAGAGCCTTAAGGGAAAAGACTACACAAAAATATGGACACTGCTTTCACAAAAATCACAAGAAACAATTGTTGATGAAGTATTCAAAGAGATCCTTAAGAACCAATCCTCACAAACAACTGTTGTGGAATACTCGAAGGAGCAGATACTCTCGGATTTTAAAATTGGGGGATTAATCTCAAGGTCATACTGGAATGGTTTCCTTGAGTACTTTAACCCTGATTTAGTTCTGGATCAAAGTAAATGGGATATTGGAACAGTAAAAAAGGACAAAGCTGAAATATCCATACAATATAAAAAATCAGACAACCCTGCCATGCTAAAAATGTTCAAAGAAAACAACGCATGGAAAGTAGGCCTTGTCGAAACCTTCTGGACGCATAAATAGTAAAAATCCTTATTTAGCCGCAGACAAGAGCGGACGAAGTCATGACAGAATCATTATTTTTATAGCCGGTGACATTGCCGGTTATAAACCCTCATGCCCTTCGGGCAGGGTAAAGACTATCCTTTTAATCTCTGCTTTTGCATGTTTAAAGTTTACCAGAAGACCTGCCTGTATCCCTGTTGCCTTTAAATAATTGATAAGTTGTGCTTCATGGATTTTATCAATCCGTTCTACGGTTTTCAGTTCGACGATTACCTTATTTTCAACAAGTAAATCTGCAACATATTCCCCTGCTGGTTCATCTTTATAAAAAACATTTACAGGTACCTGTGCATCAGCCTTTAGACCTTGTTTTCTTAATTCAATTAATAATGCATTTTCATATACCTTTTCAAGGAACCCAGGGCCAAGAACTCTGTTTACTTCAAAGACAGCGCCATTGATAATATAGGTAATATCGTTTATATCCATAATTTATTTTCACGAAGTGAATGAAATTTTCTTGCAGGCAAGTCGCCTGCACGAAAGGCTGTGTAAGTCCGCATTTGTCGAGCGATAGCGGGCGGCAAAAACTTCATAGCCTCCTATTTTTTGCATGCTGTTATAAATCTGTCTACAAGCCCATCCACAGCGTTTTTGATAACACCAAGAGTACCGATATTCGCCACTCCTGTTATGTTAATTGACCATGTACTTGCCAATGTTTTGATGGACGGGTTTGCCTCCAGAGATACAACCTGTTTTAATTCCAACCAGACATTATAGGCATACCAATATTTTTCGGTTTCGTGCGTATTGATATTTACATACAGTACAGGTCTGCCCGGCGTTTTTAGCCATTCATCCTTGGTTAATACTTTAATCCCATTGGATTTCAGCTTTGTCTCAACATCTTTTTGTATTTGCTCTTTTGCAATGCCTGCCCTTTGAGCATACTTCTGGACATTCGGCTGGATATCCTCCACTATTACATTTACCCCCTCCAGCCCTTTAATTGTCTGGCGGGTAAGTTCAGCATCAACCCCAAACGCCGGCAATCCGGTTATGAGTATAAAAAAAGTAAGCAGAAAGATTTTGAATATTGGATTTTTAATCATAAATACCCCCATTATTATTCTATTTTAGCTACAGACGGGCGCAGACGAACCACGAAATGTCTCTCGCCCGCTACCTTTCGGTAAGTTGAGTTAGTTGAGTAGTTTCCTTTTGGTTTTTAAGATAGTTAATGTAACCATTAATAACCTTTATATTTTCAAAAAACATTTTACGCAGATTTTCATGAACCTTCTGCTCAATATAGTCTTCATCCAATACAACAGTAATATAGTCTAACATTTCATACAGAGAACCTCTTGCCTGACGACAAAATTGAATATTTTCCTGGCAATGATACCTTCCGTTGCCCTCGGCAATATTTGCGGTTATATATCTTGACGCCCTTATCATCTGATCGACTAATCTGAATTTTTCTTCCTGAGGGAATGTTTTTACCGGTCTTGCTATTCCCTTTCTCAAATTTCTCGCCATTTTCCATGCTTCCAATGTTTCAATTGTCGACCTCGTTTCGTACTTCATGTTCCTTACTCAACTCACTCTACTTACTTTACTCACTCTACTGGTTCGCTGTTTCTTCATAGTGTTTCACATATTTCTTAAGCAGTTCCTTCACTTTCCCATCATTCCCTATTGAAGATTCTGATATCAGTTCCCTGAATTCCTTCAAAATTCCTTCAATTTTCTCTATGGAATACTTTTCACTGTTTTTTGCGATAAAGACCTTTTCGTGCTTACTCGCCATTGTTCCTTCTTCGGCGGTAAGAATCTCTTCAAAGAGCTTTTCTCCAGGCCTTAAACCTATGAATGTGATATCAATATCCTTGTTTGGTTCCAAGCCGTGGATTCTTATCAGTTCCTCTGCAATATCGATAATCTTCACAGGTTCACCCATATCGAGGACAAATACCTCTCCGCCTTCACCCATGGTAGATGCCTGAAGCACCAATGATACTGCTTCTGGAATAGTCATGAAATATCTCTTCATGTCCTTATGGGTTACCGTTAACGGGCCTCCGTGTTTCAATTGATCAAGAAAAAGTGGCAGCACGCTCCCCCTGCTCCCCAGCACATTACCAAACCTAACAGAAATGAACCGGGTTGAGTGGTTAATTGTTTCATCCTGACCCCTAACCCCTGACCCCTGACCCCTATCGTCGTTAAACGCTTTACAAACATATTCCGCCATCCTCTTTGTTGCGCCCATAATGCTTGTTGGTCTTACTGCTTTATCGGTAGATATCATGATAAATTTCTCTACACCATAATCAACTGCAACTCTGGCAAGATTGTATGTGCCGAAAATATTTACTTTTACAGCCTCTTTCGGGTTAAACTCCATCATAGGCACATGTTTGTATGCAGCGGCGTGGAATATAATCTGTGGCTTAAATGCTTCAAAAACCTCTTTTAATCTCATTTCATCCCTTACATCACCGGTTATGTAATGTATCTGCCCGGACAAATGAGGGAATAGTCTGTTGAGTTTAAGACCAAGGTTATGTAATTCTGTCTCATCAATATCAAAAAGGATTACCTCTTCAGGATGAAAAACGCATACCTGCATTACAATCTCCGAACCTATTGAACCCCCTGCACCTGTCAGTAAAACTGTTTTTCCTAATACAAAATTACCTATTTCTTGGTAATCCACCGACACTTGTTCTCTGCCGATAACATCCTCTATATTAATCTCTCTGATGTCAGCAAGCGTAACACTGCAATTTTCAATAATTCTTCGTATATCAGGAACAACTTTTATATCCTTTATTTCGGTTTTTCTTACGATTGCCATTATTCTTCTCATTTCCTTACTTGTTGCCGAAGGGATGGCAATCAATATTGATTCAACATTAAACTCATTGGTAAGTTTTGGTATATCTGCAGTCGTTCCAAGTACTTTAATTCCCTGGATAGAACTCCCCTTTTTATTTATATTGTCATCTACAAAACCAATTGGAGTATATTGGCTCTTACTGTGTCGACGCATATCCCTCGCAATTAGCTCACCAGCGCTGCCTGCACCGATAACCAACATTCCCTTTCCATCTCTTGAATATTCATTAATAATGTGGAAATAAACCCTTTTAGAAAATCTGAATGAACACACAAACAATAAAGACAATATAAAATCAAACAGCACTAAAGACAGTGAAAGTTTTTCATAGGCATTACCAGGATTGACTAAAAAATTAACAAGTAAAACACACAGCGTGCTTAAAAATAAGGCCTTAACAATATCAATGGTTTCATGGGTGCTGATAAATCTCCACGAGATCGTGTAAAGCCTGAAAATAAAAAACAGTGTAACTTTTATTAGTAAAAAAATAGGGATATACAAAAGCAGGTTGTATTGTGACGGGATGGTCCAATCGTATTTAATTAAAAATGAGAGGAAGAATGCCAACATAAAAAAGAAGATATCTCCTGCCATATAAAAAGCTACTCGTTTGTAAAAAGTCTTTTTTATCATTTTGAAATCAGATTTACCTCGCTCCTTTACCAAATAAGACTACCCGAACAGTGCGCAGCAAAATATGAAAATCAAGAAATGGGGAGAGGTTCTTGATATAGAAGAGGTCGTATTTGAGCTTCTCCAGGGCATCTTTCACCGTAGCCCCGTGCGGGTAGTTCACTTGTGCCCAACCCGTGACACCGGGCTTCACAGAATGCCTGATTGAAAAGTACGGGACTTTTTTCTCGAATTCCTCCACCTCCTGCATCATCAGCGCCCTGGGGCCTATCAAGTTCATCTCTCCTTTAAGCACGTTCCACATCTGAGGCATTTCGTCAATCCTGGCAACTCTTATTATCTGCCCCACTCTTGTAATACGAGGGTCATCCTTTCTTCCTGCAAATTCCCTGTCATTTTCGGTACCAATTTTCATAGTTCTGAATTTGACTACTTCAAAAAGGCTTCCGTTCAAGCCAACCCTTTTCTGTCTGTAAAAAACAGGACCCTTTGAATCAAGTTTTATGGCAATCATAGCCAACAGAAATAAAGGCAAGCCTATTATAAGAAACAAGGATGAAAAGGACATACTGATCAGCCTTATAATCCTTCTGTTGTAAAGGTTCTTTCTAACACCGTATATAGGCATATTAAGAATCCATAAATCGTTTAAATATTCGATCTGTATTTTACCGAGAACCTCCTCATAAAACGACGGCACATCATATACATGTATTCCATTTAATTTGCAATTTAAAACATTTTTCAAAAGGTCGACATTTTTCAAATTTTTTATTGCAATAACTATATTGTCGACATGCTCGTCCCTGATAATTCTGTTTATCGCCGTACAATCGCCCAATACCCTGATTGAGTTATACAAACCCTGCTTATCGGGATCATCGTCAATAAAACCGACTATCCTGTACGAAAGATCATTTTTTAATATCTTATAAATATTATTTCCTGTCTTTCCCGCGCCAACAATCAGAAATCTTTTTTGTCCGGCAGGGACATATTTCTTGAATGCTATCTCAAATACCAATCTCCACAAATAGGTCAGAATACAGATCAATATTGCGTTTATAATAAAAACTTCTCTACTCAGTTCAGTCTTCGGGAAAAAGAAAAAAATAATCAGCACTACCCATGTCGCAATAACTGTGCTTGTTAAAAATATAAATATATATCTGGCGCCTCTAAATCTGCTATCAAAATTATAAAGGTCTGCTATGTAAAAGCAGAATATGTATGCAAAAACAATTACCAGAATTTCACTCGATGATTGGAGTGGTTCAAACACAAAAACATGGAAGCGTATTAAAGGCGCCAAAAAATAGGCACAGTAGATAAGTAAAATATCTCCCACGAGCAACAAAAACTTCTTTTTTGGAATATGTTTCAGCATATTTCTAAAATGTTAAAAAAATCGGCTATCGGCAGACTTCAAATAATTGTCTTTGCTATAATCATGTTCCTAATCAGGAAATGCTACTGATTAATTTCTAAAATTTCAAAAAGAAATGGTTTTTTCTATAAGTTCTTGATAATATTTTATCACGATCTTTTCATCAAATTCATTTTTTACTTTTTCTCTGCTGCTCTGACCCATCTTTTTTCTCTCTGACTCACCAATCTCAATCATTTTCATTATAGCATCTGCAAGACCCTTAACGTCTCTAACGGGTACCAAAAAACCATTTTTCCCATTTTCTGTAGTTTCTCTACAACCTGCTACATCTGTTGTAATAATGGGTTTTTCTAAAGCCATAGCCTCAAGCAACACCTTGGATAATCCTTCCCTGTATGAAGGCAACACTACAACATCAGAGCTATTCATAAAAGGTCTTACATCGTCAGTTTCTCGAAAATAATTAATAATACCTTCTTCGTGCCAGCTTTTTATTAAGCTTTCTGGTATACAAGAAGAATTACTATTGTCACATGCAC
It encodes:
- a CDS encoding SLBB domain-containing protein, which gives rise to MTRFKQASVIFFFILIMCCGSVFAQQPSSASSPQQYQPQMNQANPYGGGQPSATGQTGQQFNYQQLPPMPAQPFQQYLQQPRSPAEEKLSGFERYISDKVIEVNEFQFDIVKRLDGITFLYSDRGLIKGTIAVPVKIIKITKKMETIGGNEELKKTEKRESSQTFKELEVTDKPILIDAGFIIGTVDAITRAFTLLGLRLPFIISTDIKQYGYDLFRQPISSFVPDAGVPVGPDYVLGPGDEVKIIIWGHIEAIWNVFVDNHGNISLPKVGALNVAGLNYQELKEMIHRALSKNFTGFEMNVSMGQLRTMTVFVVGNAERPGSYTVSSFSSVINALFAAGGPSKTGTMRDIQVKRLGKTIVHFDLYDFLLKGNKAQDIRLLPEDVVFIPPIGTLVAITGSVNNPAIYELKEDATITQLIEMAGGLDTVAYKGRVQIERIVGNNRQIVYESDLTSLKEKDVKLHPGDVLKIFQVVQEKRVVKLSGAVQREGSYGLKPGMTVKDMILLAGGLKYFAYLKEAELTRYSVTEEGPKTEKMLFSLEKAMTGDPESNLALKEEDYLFIRTIPNWQPQQMVTINGEVRFPGTYPISRGERLSSIIERAGGYSEYAYLRGAVFIRERLKEVQQRNMEEIITRLERELLSASSAQTATATSSEGVTASKAEAEQKQKFLESLKKLKATGRLTIYLAHLRLLKGSGFDIELEGGDSLYIPVSNNFVNVAGSVMTQGSFIYSNTLSSKDYIELAGGASRWADTGNMYIMKVDGSAMKVATGLFSWNSARSRWETASFGEPIKEVEPGDTIVVPEKVERIAWMREIKDIAQIVANIAVSAGVVKALYQ
- a CDS encoding four helix bundle protein codes for the protein MSELDNNEAKSTFETLEVWKAGRRPRKQIPEAVKDLPAIEQYRSVDQIVRPSISVTANITEGYGRYYYQENIQYCRQARGSLFELLDHLYVALDEQYILLNLFNDFKAETFRVIKILNGYINHLKKQKTIC
- a CDS encoding YjbH domain-containing protein codes for the protein MIIPRTHNYLVFTFFLLSFLLLFRLNPLSCIYPFNLLNRSTVAYASDEPFTGPANWGGTGLMEIPTARVMNEGSYRIGASKIDPYQHYYITVSPFKRFEINGRFTEVLGFAPGEGFSGSYGNFKDKSFNFKYKLVEEGRYSPALSIGIMDPFGTRVYSSQLIVASKQIYPFDFTLGFGNGRFGKTPLPAQKEGFKVEMFSDTKEWLKDSEFFWGIQFAPSEKFALMMEYSPIKYEKQTRDPAQMKYFQDPVPSQFNYGIRLKPFKWTDIDFTYQRGNQYGVNLSMAFDIGNPIIPIYDKPYVEKLQMKSDPLSDRITEALHASGFSNIGVKLEGNELWIEAQNGKYFYDTRALGVILKILYDLKPVRVDKVNIVLHDNGVPLIQFNTTFVDIYELYNEKISLREFLRLSEMRALDVTEYPDIKKRYKKLFDYGLKPDFKTFLNDPSGFFQYRFGVVGWASYNLWSGGSFIAEIDTYPINTISASQGTSSSRPVRSDIVPYLQQKFILGRLMYQQILNFDKGYYGRVAGGILETEYAGLDGELAKPILDGRLYVGLSGSVVRKRAVDEPFQLKSDDWKEYYNTCFLNARLNIPEIETSIEVNAGQFLAGDRGARITVSKFIKGVTLVAWYSFTDTSIFTDSMNRGYNDMGVGIKIPMRLFEGTDSRTVYNFFISPWTRDVAQDIDHSMTLFDFFGRNSKKYIDKDRVYMYK
- a CDS encoding GxxExxY protein, which produces MDINDITYIINGAVFEVNRVLGPGFLEKVYENALLIELRKQGLKADAQVPVNVFYKDEPAGEYVADLLVENKVIVELKTVERIDKIHEAQLINYLKATGIQAGLLVNFKHAKAEIKRIVFTLPEGHEGL
- a CDS encoding four helix bundle protein, coding for MKYETRSTIETLEAWKMARNLRKGIARPVKTFPQEEKFRLVDQMIRASRYITANIAEGNGRYHCQENIQFCRQARGSLYEMLDYITVVLDEDYIEQKVHENLRKMFFENIKVINGYINYLKNQKETTQLTQLTER
- a CDS encoding nucleoside-diphosphate sugar epimerase/dehydratase translates to MLAFFLSFLIKYDWTIPSQYNLLLYIPIFLLIKVTLFFIFRLYTISWRFISTHETIDIVKALFLSTLCVLLVNFLVNPGNAYEKLSLSLVLFDFILSLLFVCSFRFSKRVYFHIINEYSRDGKGMLVIGAGSAGELIARDMRRHSKSQYTPIGFVDDNINKKGSSIQGIKVLGTTADIPKLTNEFNVESILIAIPSATSKEMRRIMAIVRKTEIKDIKVVPDIRRIIENCSVTLADIREINIEDVIGREQVSVDYQEIGNFVLGKTVLLTGAGGSIGSEIVMQVCVFHPEEVILFDIDETELHNLGLKLNRLFPHLSGQIHYITGDVRDEMRLKEVFEAFKPQIIFHAAAYKHVPMMEFNPKEAVKVNIFGTYNLARVAVDYGVEKFIMISTDKAVRPTSIMGATKRMAEYVCKAFNDDRGQGSGVRGQDETINHSTRFISVRFGNVLGSRGSVLPLFLDQLKHGGPLTVTHKDMKRYFMTIPEAVSLVLQASTMGEGGEVFVLDMGEPVKIIDIAEELIRIHGLEPNKDIDITFIGLRPGEKLFEEILTAEEGTMASKHEKVFIAKNSEKYSIEKIEGILKEFRELISESSIGNDGKVKELLKKYVKHYEETANQ
- a CDS encoding sugar transferase, encoding MLKHIPKKKFLLLVGDILLIYCAYFLAPLIRFHVFVFEPLQSSSEILVIVFAYIFCFYIADLYNFDSRFRGARYIFIFLTSTVIATWVVLIIFFFFPKTELSREVFIINAILICILTYLWRLVFEIAFKKYVPAGQKRFLIVGAGKTGNNIYKILKNDLSYRIVGFIDDDPDKQGLYNSIRVLGDCTAINRIIRDEHVDNIVIAIKNLKNVDLLKNVLNCKLNGIHVYDVPSFYEEVLGKIQIEYLNDLWILNMPIYGVRKNLYNRRIIRLISMSFSSLFLIIGLPLFLLAMIAIKLDSKGPVFYRQKRVGLNGSLFEVVKFRTMKIGTENDREFAGRKDDPRITRVGQIIRVARIDEMPQMWNVLKGEMNLIGPRALMMQEVEEFEKKVPYFSIRHSVKPGVTGWAQVNYPHGATVKDALEKLKYDLFYIKNLSPFLDFHILLRTVRVVLFGKGAR